The sequence GAAGGATTCAAGCCTCGCGAGCTAGGCGGGCTGATCGTAAACCGAAAACCTTCAAAAATTAATAAACACGCAGCAGAGGGGGGCGCGGCGTTTTCAATCTTTTCACAGAAAGAGGAATTGCATATGcttctcggcggcgtctgcgtccggGTTGGAGGGCGTGGACCTTGTGCTGCAGTTTCGAGACACGCAGGGACAGGTATCAGCGCGACCTGGAGTTCGCAGGCCGCAGCAATCCGCCGCGTTTCGACTGTATTCTGTTTAGCTTACGCTGCGACACTCCGCTTTCTCGTCTGTCTGCGGAAGCCGCGCTAGTGATTCGCGTGCTGCTTGCGGGGACCCGCAGATATCGAAGGCATCAACGTGGAACGACGACAGAGGGGGGAAGAGGCCTCCTCAGGCTCGAGTGATGAAGACAGCGAGCAGTGGAGCGACGTGTCTGACTCCGAGAAGTCGGCGAATGCGTCGGggtcgcgtctcgcggccATCGAAGAGAAACAGGAGTCCGAgcccgacgacgacgatatcctcgcgtcgcttcccCTTCCTtccgagccgccgccggccttcgcAACCGCTGGCGCGAGCGGGCTTCAGGTGTAAGGCGTTGAGTTTTCTTCCACCAACAGGCAGCAGGCAGTTCTCGTGCCTGATGttttgcttcctcgcgcctgAAGTGTCGgttcgcctgcgcatgcggcgacgTTTCAGCTGCGTGCTGGCCTCTGCAGGGCGAGtttccgctcgcctcgcgcgcgagggtTCCCGTTTCTTTCCGTAGCTTCTACACCACGCAGCAAGACGCGGTTCCCTCCTCACTCGCCTGCGGTTTTCCATGTCCTCCGCAGTTGGCCTCTTCGCTGGGTCGATTCGTGTGCGTTTCTCGTGTGCGTGGCGCTGtggtgtctctgcaggctccagccgcctgcctctgcggcgcagccgcaagcTGCGCCTTCATCGGCTCCAACCTTCCCCCCTCCGATGTATTTTCCATTCCCGGgttccgccggcgcgaacGCGGGCGAAAGCGCCAAGCCGACGCCTCCTTTCCCGTTTATGCCTCCGGTAAGAGGGTGGGGAAAAGCCTTTGAAGGGGCGAGGCAGTGCAGAAATCCTACTGGAAGGCCCCATcagcctcttcgtctcccagATCTTCCTTGCGGTTCAATCGGCGTCGCGGGATCTCTCGCGTCTGTGACgggcgctctcctcgcgcctcatCCACGCCGTCAGATGCGCGGAAAAATGAGGGTTCATAGTCCGGCTGTAAGCACAGAATATTCCATGCGAGCAAACGCGGCATAAGTGTAGAAGCCTCCGCCCCTGTGCCGAGTCCATTCTTTCTCGCGTCCGTCGTCCTGCGTGCGTGTcgcagcctcctcccccgTTCATGGGTTTCGCGCCTCCGATGCCGCCGCCCTTCATGCCGACTGGAGCCCCGGGGTCTTCTCCCTACGCTCCGGGGGCGCCCGCGTTTTCGCCGCCTGGCCCGCGGTCCCCGTTCGCGCAGACCCCGGGGGGCGGGTCACAGCCCCCAgcgggctctgcggcgcctccgcaggcgccgcctgccgcgacttcgtctgcgtcgccgtggagccgcgaggcgactcAGGCCCCGCGCGAACAGAGGCCCGGGCCTTACTCCCCGCCTGAGGCCACGAAACCTGCGCTCTcgaaggccgccgtcgcgtttGTTCCAACGCAGCTGAGGTACGGACAAAAGCACGAAAAATCCCAAAATGCATCCAGAAAGGGTCTTCATCTGATTCGCCAGACCACTTCTCCATAGCTACCCAAATCTACAGCAATACCTGAATTTATATATCCTTTCTAGTATCATGTGTGTATGTTTGCATTTATATGTAACATgttttccgcttcttcaAGCTGGCAccttgccgcgccgccagcttgCCCGGGGCACTGCTCActcagggcgccgcgccgccttcatcgatgtctgcgcctccggtTCGCGCTTGGTGTTGTCAAGCATTTTTGCCTCTGAATTTTCGGGCaatttttctttttctcctctcagAACGAAGAACAAGCCGTCGCCAGCACCCGtggtgccgccgcgcgcgtcgcttgAGCAAGTCTCCGCGTACTCGACGAACGCGGGTCTCGCGCGTTCGAATCGCtggggcgcgggcgcgctcgAAGGCACGGCGGCGGGCACGGGGTCGCGAGGGACgagcgtggcggcgcttTTCGCGAAGAACGCCAATcccggcgcagcagctgcggcggagcgcgcCATGACTGGagccgcggcctcaggcGGCGCCACGGGCAAGGCCGGCGAAGCTTCGAAAGATCTCGATGAGGTAAAAGTCAGGCAGGTTTGCAATACAGCGAATAGTAGCGGACTGACGCGAATAGTCAGCCCCTCACGCGAATTCCAAGTCCTGAATCCGCGTACCCTCTCGACTTCGTGTCTGTCATTGTACGCGCGGGAAGCTTGACGTTTTGTTGCCGCAGTTTGCTCGGAGAGAGCCTGAGTCCTCACTCTCTCAGTTGTAGTTGGTGAGGACGCGCGTTTCCTGAACTGCGCTTGCGTGTGTTTTGAGATGGCGGCGAGTTCTACATGCCTTTTGTGTCTGTCGTGTCTCTTCGGGTGTCTTGCTTCAGCTTTTCAACGATTTCTTGCGTGAGGTCGGCGAGAAATGAGACGTCCGTGGAGTGGCGCTTCGAGGACTCTTGGGATGTCGCGTGTAGGGACTTCAAGCATCCGTTAGAAGGAGAATGTGATCCAGCGGATGGTAAGttgtccgcggcggcgcgtctctgcatcGCCCGCTCGCTCCGATGGAGGGACGCCATAGAAACCGGGGTTAAGGACGTGGATGAATCCAAAAGAGCGCGAAAgttttcgctttctctcggcGTCAGGTCGTCGCTCCGCGTGATCTCCAGCTTCCTCGTCTCGGTGCCGCGCATGTCCGCTCGGACGTGCGCGTGTTCGCGCGCCAAAAAAATTGGAACGAAAGCACGAATTCGGTCTCGCACGCCGATTTTAAGTCGTCTCGAACCCCATTGCTGTTTCAAGCCGGCCGCGTTCAGGCTGTGACTACATGCGTCTGCACGCCATATACTTCTTTTCACATGCATAtctatgtatacatatatatattcacgTGTTCCAGAGGGTGCCTCTGCGTCCATTCGCTCTATGCCCATCTTGAGACCAACGCCTGCACATAgattatatatatagatagatacctagagatatatatgcatgtatactCGGAATTAGTTGCTGTGGAGATGCATCGCCTCCGCTACATGCGTCGTTATGTGGAGCTGCGGTTCGCCCAAACCTTGACCGCCGAAAACGATTAAAAGTCTTATGTCTCTCTTATTTTACTTTAGCTGCATgtggcgcggagagcggtgGAGAGGCGGCAATGTGCCAACGGAAAGAAGTGTCTAGCGCCTGGGGgttcgcggcgctccgcgtgcGTTGGCGTCCTCGCGATGCCTCAGTCTGTCCGGTTCGgaaggcgtctgccgccgcaacAATTTTTTTACTGCCTTCCACTCGAAAGAAACAAAAACACCCAACAAGAAAACAACaaggcatgcatgcacgccaaactctctctttctctctctctctctctctatatatatatatatatatatatatatatgctagTAAATTGGTGTAGACCGACATCCCACACAGTGGACTTGTTGCTTGGTAGT is a genomic window of Besnoitia besnoiti strain Bb-Ger1 chromosome IV, whole genome shotgun sequence containing:
- a CDS encoding WW domain binding protein 11 (encoded by transcript BESB_053700), which produces MRKIKVKSGSLKVVNPPDEYRKSQRDKEKRKNKMERRHNRELSILKRNPRLIKEELDQLCAIEKTNTLRDTQRKRKAKLEQLWEMAVRSVEAEKLAREAELQIDDPFGAGEEEPEEGSVQAQLSVREQRNLLNTGGRRGDRRKGGAAEHRDDDEFLSRIDTEQRRYYNPDLCNAGIFRHPDGSLRGYPPSVRSEGFDQRRKYIEGINVERRQRGEEASSGSSDEDSEQWSDVSDSEKSANASGSRLAAIEEKQESEPDDDDILASLPLPSEPPPAFATAGASGLQVLQPPASAAQPQAAPSSAPTFPPPMYFPFPGSAGANAGESAKPTPPFPFMPPPPPPFMGFAPPMPPPFMPTGAPGSSPYAPGAPAFSPPGPRSPFAQTPGGGSQPPAGSAAPPQAPPAATSSASPWSREATQAPREQRPGPYSPPEATKPALSKAAVAFVPTQLRTKNKPSPAPVVPPRASLEQVSAYSTNAGLARSNRWGAGALEGTAAGTGSRGTSVAALFAKNANPGAAAAAERAMTGAAASGGATGKAGEASKDLDELFNDFLREVGEK